Genomic window (Streptomyces sp. NBC_00078):
TGGCGGGCCCGGCTGAGCGACAGCTGGTTGGGCGAACTGCCCGCCGCGGACGTCCTGGACACCGTCGCGCACGACGTACTGGAACGGCCGGCGACCGCCTTCACCGCCCTGCACGCCGCCGTCGCCCTGGCCGCCGCCGGGGACCTGCCGGCCCTGCACCGGCTGCGCGACCACGCCTCCGGTGCCGACGAGGTGCAGCGGGAGGTCATCGTCCCGCTGTGCGAGGCGTTCGCCGCGCTGGTCGAGGAGCGCTTCCACGAGGCGGCGCGTGGACTCGACGCGCTGCTGCCGGTGCTGCGCCGCGTCGGCGGCAGCGCGGCTCAGCGTGAGGTCGTCGAGGAGACCCTGCTGTACGCCCTGGTGTCGGCGGGCCGCTGCGACGCGGCTCGCCGCCTCCTGGACTCCCGCCTGGACCGCAAGGAGGCACCGCGGGATCGCCGGATGCGGGCCGGCCTGCCGGCCTGAGTGCTTGGTGGGTTGTGGCGGTGCGGATCCGCCGTAGGGCCGTGATGTGTTGTCGGTCGTCTGCGGGTGTGTTGTGGCTGGTCGCGCAGTTCCCCGCGCCCCTTGTGGGGGTGGCGTGGGATTGCTATCACGACGGGTGTGCGCGCTGGGCCTCGCCGGTGTGGGGGATATCCGGGGCCCGGGGGAGCGCAGGCGGGCCGGTTCTACGGTTCCTTGGCCGGTCGCCAGCCCAGCGCCCGCGAGATGCCGAGTGCCGCGAGCCGTACCGCCGGTATCAACGCCGGTACCTGCGCCTCGGCTTGCGGTACGACCACCGACACCGCGGCGAGGACCGCGCCGCCGGGTCCGCGTACCGGGGCGGCCACCGACAGGGCGTCGTCGGTGACTTGACGGCTGCTCACCGCAACTCCCGTGCGCCGTACCTCGGCCAGCACCCGGCGCAGCCGCACCGGCTCGGTGATGGTGTGCGGGGTGAAGGAGGTGAGGGGACCGCCCGAGCAGTACTCCTCCTGGAACGCCGGACCGCAGTGCGCCAGCAGCGCGAGCCCGACCCCGGTGGCGTGCAGCGGCCAGCGCGCGCCGACGCGGATGTGCACGCCGACGGCGCTGCGACCGGACAGCCACTCGATGTAGACGACCTCGTCGCCGTCCCGCACCGCCAGCTGCACGTTCTCGTGGGTCGCCTCGTACAGGTCCTCCAGATACGGCAGCGCGATCTGCCGCAGCACGAGGCCGCGCGGGGCGAGCGCCGCCACCTCCCACAACCTGAGCCCGACGTGGTAGACGCCCGACTCGTCCCGCTCCAGGGCGCCCCAGTCGGTCAGGGCGGCC
Coding sequences:
- a CDS encoding IclR family transcriptional regulator, with protein sequence MSLRSAPDRLLSVLAAFDHEHPALSLTDISRRAGLSLTTAHRLVAALTDWGALERDESGVYHVGLRLWEVAALAPRGLVLRQIALPYLEDLYEATHENVQLAVRDGDEVVYIEWLSGRSAVGVHIRVGARWPLHATGVGLALLAHCGPAFQEEYCSGGPLTSFTPHTITEPVRLRRVLAEVRRTGVAVSSRQVTDDALSVAAPVRGPGGAVLAAVSVVVPQAEAQVPALIPAVRLAALGISRALGWRPAKEP